In a genomic window of Phyllostomus discolor isolate MPI-MPIP mPhyDis1 chromosome 5, mPhyDis1.pri.v3, whole genome shotgun sequence:
- the MANEAL gene encoding glycoprotein endo-alpha-1,2-mannosidase-like protein isoform X1 yields the protein MARRRRRACIALFLVLLFAFGTLMGLRTLKAPDGLPALGPGLEVASFERRPEGAPAPAARDPAAPAAPPPPPPPPRTVGPGSPPGPAPAEAEPAPKQSLRVYSDLHAFYYSWYGSPRREGHYIHWDHVMVPHWDPKISASYPRGRHSPPDDLGSSFYPELGPYSSRDPDVLREHMTQLKEAAIGVLVLSWYPPGMADDNGEPSDDLVPAILDTAHQYDIQVAFHIQPYKGRDDVTLHDNIKYIVDTYGSHGAFYRYKNSMGKSLPLFYIYDSYLTTPEAWAHLLTPNGPHSIRNTPYDGVFIALLVEEGHTHDILAAGFDGMYTYFASNGFSFGSSHQNWKAVKSFCDANNLMFIPSVGPGYIDTSIRPWNNHNTRNRVNGKYYETALQAALTVRPEIVSITSFNEWHEGTQIERAIPKKTPTRLYLDYLPHQPSLYLELTRRWAEHFIKEKEQWLM from the exons ATGGCCCGGCGGCGGCGCCGCGCCTGCATCGCGCTGTTCCTGGTGCTGCTCTTCGCCTTCGGCACGCTCATGGGCCTGCGCACGCTCAAGGCTCCGGACGGACTCCCGGCGCTGGGCCCGGGCCTGGAGGTGGCGTCCTTTGAGCGACGCCCGGAGGGGGCCCCCGCACCCGCCGCCCGGGACCCGGCCGCCcccgccgcgccgccgccgccgccgcccccgccccgcaccgTGGGCCCGGGCAGTCCCCCGGGACCGGCCCCCGCAGAGGCCGAGCCGGCTCCTAAACAGAGTCTGCGCGTCTACTCGGACTTGCACGCCTTCTACTATTCGTGGTATGGGAGCCCGCGGCGCGAGGGCCACTACATTCACTGGGACCACGTCATGGTGCCGCACTGGGACCCCAAGATCTCGGCCAGCTACCCCCGCGGCCGCCATAGTCCCCCGGACGACTTGGGCTCCAGCTTCTACCCAGAGCTGGGGCCCTACAGCTCCCGGGACCCCGACGTGCTGCGGGAGCACATGACCCAGCTCAAGGAAGCCGCCATCG GTGTCCTGGTCCTGTCCTGGTACCCACCTGGCATGGCTGATGACAATGGGGAGCCCTCAGATGACCTGGTGCCCGCCATTTTGGACACCGCCCACCAGTACGACATCCAG GTGGCCTTTCACATCCAGCCCTACAAGGGCCGGGACGATGTCACTCTGCATGACAACATCAAGTACATCGTTGACAC GTACGGCTCCCACGGCGCATTCTACCGCTATAAGAACAGCATGGGGAAGAGCCTCCCACTCTTCTACATCTACGACTCCTACCTGACAACCCCCGAGGCCTGGGCCCATCTGCTGACACCAAATGGGCCCCACTCAATCCGCAACACCCCCTATGATGGGGTCTTCATAGCGCTGCTGGTGGAGGAGGGCCACACTCACGACATCCTGGCCGCCGGATTTGACGGCATGTACACCTACTTTGCCTCCAATGGTTTCTCCTTCGGCTCCTCCCATCAGAACTGGAAAGCCGTGAAGAGCTTTTGTGATGCCAACAACCTCATGTTCATTCCCAGTGTGGGGCCTGGCTACATCGACACCAGCATCCGGCCCTGGAATAACCACAACACACGGAACAGGGTCAATGGCAAGTACTATGAGACGGCCCTGCAGGCGGCCCTGACAGTGAGGCCCGAGATCGTCTCCATCACCTCTTTCAACGAGTGGCACGAGGGCACCCAGATCGAGAGGGCCATTCCCAAGAAGACTCCGACTCGCCTGTACTTGGACTACCTGCCTCACCAGCCCAGCCTGTACCTGGAGCTGACTCGCCGCTGGGCAGAGCACTTCATCAAAGAGAAGGAGCAGTGGCTGATGTGA
- the MANEAL gene encoding glycoprotein endo-alpha-1,2-mannosidase-like protein isoform X2 codes for MARRRRRACIALFLVLLFAFGTLMGLRTLKAPDGLPALGPGLEVASFERRPEGAPAPAARDPAAPAAPPPPPPPPRTVGPGSPPGPAPAEAEPAPKQSLRVYSDLHAFYYSWYGSPRREGHYIHWDHVMVPHWDPKISASYPRGRHSPPDDLGSSFYPELGPYSSRDPDVLREHMTQLKEAAIGVLVLSWYPPGMADDNGEPSDDLVPAILDTAHQYDIQVAFHIQPYKGRDDVTLHDNIKYIVDTECSRPPDPLPLITKTSGE; via the exons ATGGCCCGGCGGCGGCGCCGCGCCTGCATCGCGCTGTTCCTGGTGCTGCTCTTCGCCTTCGGCACGCTCATGGGCCTGCGCACGCTCAAGGCTCCGGACGGACTCCCGGCGCTGGGCCCGGGCCTGGAGGTGGCGTCCTTTGAGCGACGCCCGGAGGGGGCCCCCGCACCCGCCGCCCGGGACCCGGCCGCCcccgccgcgccgccgccgccgccgcccccgccccgcaccgTGGGCCCGGGCAGTCCCCCGGGACCGGCCCCCGCAGAGGCCGAGCCGGCTCCTAAACAGAGTCTGCGCGTCTACTCGGACTTGCACGCCTTCTACTATTCGTGGTATGGGAGCCCGCGGCGCGAGGGCCACTACATTCACTGGGACCACGTCATGGTGCCGCACTGGGACCCCAAGATCTCGGCCAGCTACCCCCGCGGCCGCCATAGTCCCCCGGACGACTTGGGCTCCAGCTTCTACCCAGAGCTGGGGCCCTACAGCTCCCGGGACCCCGACGTGCTGCGGGAGCACATGACCCAGCTCAAGGAAGCCGCCATCG GTGTCCTGGTCCTGTCCTGGTACCCACCTGGCATGGCTGATGACAATGGGGAGCCCTCAGATGACCTGGTGCCCGCCATTTTGGACACCGCCCACCAGTACGACATCCAG GTGGCCTTTCACATCCAGCCCTACAAGGGCCGGGACGATGTCACTCTGCATGACAACATCAAGTACATCGTTGACAC GGAGTGCAGCCGACCCCCCGACCCCCTACCATTAATCACAAAAACGTCAGGAGAATAG
- the MANEAL gene encoding glycoprotein endo-alpha-1,2-mannosidase-like protein isoform X3 encodes MTMGSPQMTWCPPFWTPPTSTTSRYGSHGAFYRYKNSMGKSLPLFYIYDSYLTTPEAWAHLLTPNGPHSIRNTPYDGVFIALLVEEGHTHDILAAGFDGMYTYFASNGFSFGSSHQNWKAVKSFCDANNLMFIPSVGPGYIDTSIRPWNNHNTRNRVNGKYYETALQAALTVRPEIVSITSFNEWHEGTQIERAIPKKTPTRLYLDYLPHQPSLYLELTRRWAEHFIKEKEQWLM; translated from the exons ATGACAATGGGGAGCCCTCAGATGACCTGGTGCCCGCCATTTTGGACACCGCCCACCAGTACGACATCCAG GTACGGCTCCCACGGCGCATTCTACCGCTATAAGAACAGCATGGGGAAGAGCCTCCCACTCTTCTACATCTACGACTCCTACCTGACAACCCCCGAGGCCTGGGCCCATCTGCTGACACCAAATGGGCCCCACTCAATCCGCAACACCCCCTATGATGGGGTCTTCATAGCGCTGCTGGTGGAGGAGGGCCACACTCACGACATCCTGGCCGCCGGATTTGACGGCATGTACACCTACTTTGCCTCCAATGGTTTCTCCTTCGGCTCCTCCCATCAGAACTGGAAAGCCGTGAAGAGCTTTTGTGATGCCAACAACCTCATGTTCATTCCCAGTGTGGGGCCTGGCTACATCGACACCAGCATCCGGCCCTGGAATAACCACAACACACGGAACAGGGTCAATGGCAAGTACTATGAGACGGCCCTGCAGGCGGCCCTGACAGTGAGGCCCGAGATCGTCTCCATCACCTCTTTCAACGAGTGGCACGAGGGCACCCAGATCGAGAGGGCCATTCCCAAGAAGACTCCGACTCGCCTGTACTTGGACTACCTGCCTCACCAGCCCAGCCTGTACCTGGAGCTGACTCGCCGCTGGGCAGAGCACTTCATCAAAGAGAAGGAGCAGTGGCTGATGTGA
- the YRDC gene encoding yrdC domain-containing protein, mitochondrial produces MSPARPCKGLRAAVAASVGLSEGPAGSVRSGRLLRPPSPARAVPGARLLRLPGSGAVRAASPERAGWTEALRAAVAELRAGAVVAVPTDTLYGLACSASCSAALGAVYRLKGRSEAKPLAVCLGRVADVYRYCHVRVPEGLLKDLLPGPVTLVMERSEGLNKDLNPFTPLVGIRIPNHAFMQDLAQMFGGPLALTSANLSSQASSLNVEEFQDLWPQLSLVIDGGPIGDGQSPECRLGSTVVDLSVPGKFGIIRPGCALESTTAVLQQKYGLLPSHGSCT; encoded by the exons ATGTCTCCGGCGCGTCCGTGCAAGGGGCTGAGGGCCGCGGTGGCTGCCAGCGTGGGGTTGAGCGAGGGGCCGGCGGGCTCCGTCCGGAGCGGCCGCCTTCTCCGCCCTCCGAGTCCCGCTCGGGCGGTGCCGGGGGCTCGGCTATTGCGGCTCCCGGGGAGCGGGGCCGTGCGGGCCGCAAGCCCGGAGCGCGCCGGTTGGACCGAGGCGCTGCGGGCGGCCGTGGCCGAGCTGCGCGCCGGCGCCGTGGTGGCCGTCCCCACCGATACGCTGTACGGCCTGGCCTGCTCGGCGAGTTGCTCCGCGGCACTGGGCGCTGTGTACCGCCTCAAGGGCCGCAGCGAGGCCAAGCCGCTGGCCGTGTGCCTGGGCCGCGTGGCCGACGTCTACAG GTACTGTCATGTGAGAGTACCCGAGGGGCTCCTGAAAGACCTATTGCCAGGACCAGTGACCCTGGTGATGGAACGCTCAGAAGGGCTCAATAAGGACTTGAACCCCTTCACTCCC CTTGTAGGCATCCGGATTCCCAACCATGCGTTCATGCAGGACTTGGCCCAGATGTTTGGGGGACCACTTGCTCTCACCAGCGCTAACCTCAGCTCCCAAGCCAGTTCTCTGAATGTCGAG GAGTTCCAGGACCTCTGGCCTCAGTTGTCCCTGGTAATTGACGGGGGACCAATTGGGGATGGCCAGAGCCCTGAGTGTCGCCTGGGCTCAACTGTGGTTGACTTGTCTGTGCCTGGAAAGTTCGGTATCATTCGTCCAGGCTG tGCCCTGGAAAGCACCACGGCTGTCCTCCAGCAGAAGTACGGGCTGCTCCCCTCCCATGGATCCTGCACGTGA
- the C5H1orf122 gene encoding uncharacterized protein C1orf122 homolog isoform X1, whose translation MEWVPGSDWSRGEAAGVDRGKAGLGLGGRPPPQPPRDERAQQLLDAVEQRQRQLLDTIAACEEMLRQLGRRRPEPAGGGNVSAKPGAPSQPAVSTRGGFPKDAGDGAAEP comes from the exons ATGGAATGGGTCCCCGGCTCAGACTGGTCACGGGG ggaggctgccGGCGTGGACCGTGGGAAGGCGGGGCTGGGGCTCGGCGGGAGGCCACCCCCGCAGCCGCCCCGGGATGAGCGCGCCCAGCAGCTGCTGGACGCGGTGGAGCAGCGACAGCGGCAGCTCCTGGACACCATCGCCGCCTGCGAGGAGATGCTGCGGCAGCTGGGCCGTCGGCGCCCGGAGCCGGCTGGTGGCGGG AACGTCTCAGCCAAACCCGGAGCGCCCTCCCAGCCAGCTGTCTCCACCAGAGGCGGCTTTCCAAAGGATGCTGGTGATGGAGCTGCGGAGCCCTGA
- the C5H1orf122 gene encoding uncharacterized protein C1orf122 homolog isoform X2: MLRQLGRRRPEPAGGGNVSAKPGAPSQPAVSTRGGFPKDAGDGAAEP; the protein is encoded by the exons ATGCTGCGGCAGCTGGGCCGTCGGCGCCCGGAGCCGGCTGGTGGCGGG AACGTCTCAGCCAAACCCGGAGCGCCCTCCCAGCCAGCTGTCTCCACCAGAGGCGGCTTTCCAAAGGATGCTGGTGATGGAGCTGCGGAGCCCTGA